The Ketobacter sp. MCCC 1A13808 genome includes a window with the following:
- a CDS encoding universal stress protein: MSQYSHILLAADFNQESEDVSARAAALKDTFSATLSIIHVLEPISIAYGGEFPVDLGDLHKELEKQAESQLKELGAQLGVPPERQYLEVGITEKEILRVGKEKHVDLIVMGSHGRHGLALLLGSTANAVLHHAEIDVLAVRIKKSK; encoded by the coding sequence ATGAGTCAATATTCACATATATTGTTAGCGGCCGATTTCAATCAGGAATCAGAAGATGTCTCAGCCCGCGCCGCCGCCCTAAAAGACACGTTCTCCGCCACCCTCAGTATTATTCATGTACTGGAGCCCATCTCGATAGCCTATGGGGGCGAATTTCCGGTAGACCTGGGGGATTTACATAAGGAACTTGAAAAACAGGCAGAATCCCAATTAAAAGAGCTGGGAGCGCAGTTAGGTGTTCCCCCTGAACGCCAATATCTGGAAGTGGGTATAACCGAGAAGGAAATTCTCAGAGTCGGAAAAGAAAAGCATGTGGATTTGATTGTGATGGGCAGCCATGGCCGTCATGGTTTGGCGTTGTTATTGGGTTCAACCGCAAACGCTGTGCTGCACCACGCAGAAATTGACGTCCTCGCGGTGCGCATTAAAAAGTCAAAATAA
- a CDS encoding DUF6901 family protein translates to MNIHYRFDIENQPLEYDVDVDREFDFRQKREDIPEWTKLRHKQCPNCPLTVKDCEYCPAAVDLAKVVTDFQGLPAIKQSGVSVVTPEREYYKQTSLEEGLRSLMGLIMATSDCPILHQLKPNARNHLPFATQDDFIIRSTALYLLRQYFNYREGKRPDWELQGLISLNVELQTLNQALWERMKDACDGDSNLKALLSFLDMASSVSYSLEGQLQKVRELMTDELESPAIDVRVQGLF, encoded by the coding sequence ATGAACATTCATTACCGATTTGACATAGAAAATCAACCACTTGAGTACGATGTGGATGTGGATCGGGAGTTTGATTTCAGACAAAAGCGGGAAGACATACCGGAATGGACCAAACTCAGGCATAAGCAATGCCCTAACTGCCCGTTAACGGTAAAAGATTGTGAATATTGCCCAGCCGCGGTCGATTTAGCTAAAGTAGTGACCGATTTTCAGGGTTTACCAGCAATCAAGCAATCCGGTGTCAGCGTCGTTACGCCCGAGCGAGAATATTACAAACAAACCTCGTTAGAGGAGGGCTTACGTTCGTTAATGGGGCTGATAATGGCCACCAGTGATTGCCCCATTCTGCATCAGTTAAAACCCAATGCCCGCAATCATTTACCCTTTGCCACCCAGGATGACTTTATCATTCGTTCGACGGCGCTGTATTTATTGCGTCAGTATTTTAATTACCGGGAAGGCAAGCGGCCGGACTGGGAGTTGCAGGGCTTGATCAGTCTCAACGTGGAATTACAGACCCTGAATCAGGCGCTGTGGGAACGAATGAAAGACGCGTGTGATGGTGATTCTAATCTGAAAGCGTTGTTGAGCTTTCTGGATATGGCGTCCAGCGTTAGTTATTCGCTGGAGGGTCAGTTGCAGAAAGTGCGGGAACTGATGACAGATGAGCTGGAATCACCTGCCATCGATGTACGCGTTCAGGGCTTATTTTGA
- a CDS encoding MOSC domain-containing protein, translating to MRVTQLFIHPVKSLGGISVQSYAVDRFGPQWDRRWMVVDEQGRFITQRQYAKMALIRTSMDQDQVTLTVPDGSELQFSSREFNYETPVTVSVWRDQCVALEGRAELSEWLSNQLGIPCRLVFMPEQSRRLVDTAYAENRETVSFADGFPLLLTTEESLQDLNLRLGYTVGMNRFRPNLVLDGEQPWQEDTWQRLIVGEAEFVVAKPCSRCAIPTIDPETGSKQPEVFRTLKQFRQQDGQVFFGQNLLVSKPGVVRVGDIARALPLR from the coding sequence TTGAGAGTAACCCAGCTTTTTATTCATCCGGTAAAATCTCTGGGTGGTATTTCAGTCCAATCCTACGCTGTTGATCGTTTTGGCCCGCAATGGGATCGGCGCTGGATGGTGGTGGACGAGCAGGGCCGGTTTATAACGCAGCGGCAATACGCCAAAATGGCACTAATCCGCACGTCGATGGATCAGGATCAGGTTACCCTGACGGTTCCTGATGGTTCTGAATTGCAGTTCAGTTCCCGAGAATTTAATTACGAAACGCCTGTTACTGTTTCGGTCTGGCGCGATCAGTGCGTAGCTTTGGAAGGTCGAGCCGAATTGAGCGAGTGGCTGAGCAATCAATTGGGCATTCCTTGCCGTTTAGTCTTTATGCCGGAGCAGTCTCGGCGATTGGTTGATACCGCTTATGCAGAAAACCGGGAAACGGTGAGTTTTGCCGATGGTTTTCCACTACTGCTGACCACCGAAGAGTCATTGCAAGACCTTAACCTCCGCTTGGGGTATACGGTTGGGATGAATCGCTTTCGTCCCAATTTGGTATTGGATGGAGAGCAACCCTGGCAAGAAGACACTTGGCAACGGCTGATCGTCGGTGAAGCGGAATTTGTAGTAGCCAAGCCCTGTTCCCGTTGTGCCATACCTACTATTGATCCTGAAACCGGCAGCAAGCAGCCAGAGGTATTTCGTACCTTGAAGCAATTTCGTCAACAGGATGGACAGGTTTTTTTCGGGCAGAATTTGCTGGTATCCAAGCCAGGGGTGGTGAGAGTAGGGGATATTGCCAGAGCCTTACCCCTGCGCTGA
- a CDS encoding response regulator → MPMTTSVELKSHPFLVVAEDDLDDQLLIRDALVDNGMSVSDIIFVNDGDELLQILPSLQPCPVVIMLDLNMPKMDGREALQEIKKNDRFKHIPVIIFTTSSADEDVKMTYESGGNTFFTKPALYEELVEVTGLILSYWFGKAEFCSVKT, encoded by the coding sequence ATGCCAATGACTACCTCTGTTGAACTGAAGTCGCACCCATTCCTGGTCGTGGCGGAAGACGATCTGGACGATCAATTGCTAATTAGAGACGCACTTGTGGACAATGGCATGAGCGTGAGCGATATTATTTTCGTGAACGATGGAGATGAACTACTGCAAATCCTACCTTCACTCCAGCCTTGCCCGGTTGTGATCATGCTGGATCTGAATATGCCTAAGATGGATGGCCGGGAAGCGTTGCAGGAAATAAAAAAGAACGATAGGTTTAAACATATTCCTGTGATTATTTTCACAACCTCCAGTGCCGATGAAGACGTCAAAATGACTTATGAGAGTGGCGGGAACACATTTTTTACCAAGCCGGCTTTATACGAAGAATTAGTCGAGGTGACCGGTCTGATTCTTAGTTATTGGTTCGGAAAAGCCGAGTTTTGTAGTGTGAAAACTTGA
- a CDS encoding XRE family transcriptional regulator encodes MTKRESTKSRLIQLRELLSLSQKDFSDSIGITQGALSRLETGKSKLSLDTLTQISQVFNINCNWLINGQGNQFLSGNKNNSENERKQSVITRDINDSILIPMIKEEAQAGYIKNCQDVEYLKTLDVYKIPGYEEGNYRLFEISGDSMTPTIYPREIVVSEFIDDWDKIENGSICIVISEEGIIAKRVYFYEEDKGFLILKSDNAEFKTYSLPLSEVIELWKIQAKITSVFVKNHLVDANKMEALESDIKTLKEQVQKLSQKVEE; translated from the coding sequence ATGACAAAACGTGAATCGACTAAATCCAGATTGATACAACTCCGCGAACTCCTGTCTCTATCGCAAAAGGACTTTTCTGACAGCATAGGGATTACCCAGGGTGCGCTTTCCCGGCTGGAGACCGGAAAATCCAAATTGTCACTGGATACGCTCACTCAAATAAGTCAGGTCTTCAACATCAACTGCAACTGGTTGATTAATGGTCAAGGAAATCAATTTTTGAGCGGTAATAAAAATAATAGTGAAAATGAACGTAAGCAGTCGGTGATCACCCGGGATATCAATGACAGTATTCTGATTCCCATGATTAAAGAGGAGGCTCAAGCCGGATACATCAAAAATTGCCAGGACGTGGAGTACCTGAAAACTTTAGATGTTTATAAAATTCCGGGATACGAGGAAGGCAATTACCGACTGTTTGAAATCAGCGGTGATAGCATGACCCCTACCATCTATCCCAGAGAGATAGTGGTAAGTGAGTTCATTGACGATTGGGATAAAATTGAAAATGGCTCCATCTGTATTGTGATCAGTGAAGAAGGCATTATCGCCAAGCGAGTTTACTTTTATGAAGAGGACAAAGGTTTTCTCATTCTAAAAAGTGATAACGCCGAATTCAAAACCTACTCACTGCCCTTATCGGAGGTTATTGAGCTTTGGAAGATCCAGGCAAAAATCACCAGTGTTTTTGTTAAAAACCACCTGGTTGATGCAAATAAAATGGAAGCGCTCGAATCCGATATTAAGACCCTAAAAGAACAGGTTCAGAAGCTGTCTCAAAAAGTAGAAGAATAG
- a CDS encoding transglutaminase-like cysteine peptidase yields the protein MTSRYRILTYISALAISLAVIAEPTDSRFLKEAEALYGKQGSDTVRRWKDMLDNAGKTGTNEKLLMVNDFFNQNVAFRSDQEIWGKSDYWATPLQTMGIQQGDCEDFSIAKYVSLLKLGIPDEQLRLVYVKADIGLSKPQAHMVVAYYTTPTSEPFILDNLSTEIRPASQRSDLVPVFSFNSNGLWIGNDSKAKANKPETRLSRWRDVLLRMRAEGLDTL from the coding sequence ATGACGTCCCGATACCGGATACTCACCTATATATCTGCCCTGGCAATTTCCTTAGCTGTCATTGCTGAACCCACTGACAGTCGCTTTCTAAAGGAAGCGGAAGCACTCTATGGCAAGCAGGGCTCGGATACAGTTCGCCGCTGGAAAGACATGTTGGACAATGCCGGAAAAACGGGGACAAACGAAAAGCTGCTAATGGTAAATGACTTCTTTAACCAAAATGTTGCGTTCCGGAGCGACCAGGAAATCTGGGGCAAATCCGATTATTGGGCAACCCCGCTGCAAACTATGGGTATTCAGCAGGGAGATTGCGAAGACTTTAGCATTGCAAAATACGTGTCGTTACTGAAACTGGGCATCCCCGATGAACAACTGCGCCTGGTTTATGTAAAGGCGGATATTGGCCTATCCAAGCCACAAGCACATATGGTTGTCGCCTATTACACTACACCTACATCAGAACCGTTCATATTAGATAATTTGAGCACTGAAATACGCCCGGCCTCTCAACGATCTGATCTGGTACCTGTATTCAGTTTTAACAGCAACGGATTATGGATTGGCAATGACAGTAAAGCGAAAGCGAATAAACCGGAAACAAGACTCTCCAGATGGCGGGATGTATTGCTGAGAATGCGGGCAGAGGGACTTGATACATTATGA